gctggcgcagtttactgactcgcttagacctcagcgaaaccaatattcccactgttattactgcttgctgtgtgctccacaatatctgtgagagtaagggggagacgtttatggcggggtgggaggttgaggcaaatcgcctggctgctggttacgcgcagccagacaccagggcggttagaagagcacaggagggtgcggtacgcatcagagaggctttgaaaaccagtttcatgactggccaggctacggtgtgaaagttctgtttgtttctccttgatgaaaccccccgccccttggttcactctacttccttgtaagctaaccaccctcccctcctccctttgatcacctcttgcagaggcaataaagtcattgttgcttcacattcatgcattctttattcattcatcacacaaatagggggatgactaccaaggtagcccaggaggggtggtggaggagggaaggaaaatgccacacagcactttaaaagtttacaactttaaaatttattgaatgacagccttcttttttttgggcaatcctctgtggtggagtggctggttggccggtggcccccccaccgcgttcttgggcgtctgggtgtggaggctatggaacttggggaggagggcggttggttacacaggggctgtagtggcagtctgtgctccagctgcctttgctgcagctcaaccatacactggagcatactggtttggtcctccagcagcctcagcattgaatcctgcctcctctcatcacgctgccgccacattcgagcttcagccctctcttcagcctgccacttactctcttcagcccgccacttactctcttcagcccgccacctctcctcctggtcattttgtgctttcctgcagtctgacattatttgcctccacgcattcgtctgtgctctgtcagtgtgggaggacagcatgagctcggagaacatttcatctcgagtgcatttttttttctttctaatcttcactagcctctgggaaggagaagatcctgtgatcattgaaacacatgcagctggtggagaaaagaaaagggacagcggtatttaaaaagacacattttataaaacactggctacagtctttcagggtaaaccttgctgttaacattacatacatagcacatgtgctttcgttacaaggtcgcattttgcctccccccaccgcgtggctaccccctcaaccctcccccctccctgtggctaacagcggggaacatttctgttcagccgcaggcaaacagcccagcaggaatgggctcctctgagtgtcccctgaagaaaagcaccctatttcaaccaggtgaccatggattatatctcactctcctgaggataacacacgaacggatgttgcttgaacgccagcaaacatacactgcaatgctttgttgtacaatgattcccgagtacgtgttactggcctggagtggtaaagtgtcctaccatgaaggacacaataagtctgccctccccagaaaccttttgcaaaggctttgggagtatatccaggagagccgcgaatgccagggcaaagtaatcctttcacatgcttgcttttaaaccatgtatagtattttaaaaggtacactcaccggaggtcccttctccgcctgctgggtccaggaggcagccttgggtgggttcagggggtactggctccaggtccagggtgagaaacagttcctggctgtcgggaaaaccggtttctccgcttgcttgctgtgagctatctacaacctcatcatcatcatcatcttcttcgtccccaaaacctgcttccgtattgcctccatctccattgaaggagtcaaacaacacggctggggtagtggtggctgaaccccctaaaatggcatgcagctcatcatagaagcggcatgtttggggctctgacccggagtggccgttcgcctctctggttttctggtaggcttgcctcagctccttcagtttcacgcggcactgcttcgggtccctgttatggcctctgtccttcatgccctgggagatcttgacaaaggttttggcatttcgaaaactggaacggagttctgatagcacggattcctctccccatacagcgatcagatcccgtacctcccgttcagtccatgctggagctcttttgcgattctgagactccatcatggtcacctctgctgatgagctctgcatggtcacctgcagcttgccacgctggccaaacaggaaatgagattcaaaagttcgcggttcttttcctgtctacctggccagtgcatctgagttgagagtgctgtccagagcggtcaaaatggagcactctgggatagctcccggaggccaataccgtcgaattgtgtccacagtaccccaaattcgacccggcaaggccgatttaagcgctaatccacttgtcaggggtggagtaaggaaatcgattttaagagccctttaagtcgaaataaagggcttcattgtgtggacgggtgcaggtttacatcgatttaatgctgctaaattcgagctaaagtcctagtgtagaccagggcttaggaaaCAAGGGCACAAAGAAGTAAAGTGACTTGTTCATGGGCACACAACAGTTCAGCGGCAGAACTGGGAAGAGAACCTGATACAATGGAtagatttaaatcactgattttaatcactgattttaatcatgattta
The DNA window shown above is from Natator depressus isolate rNatDep1 chromosome 12, rNatDep2.hap1, whole genome shotgun sequence and carries:
- the LOC141996812 gene encoding uncharacterized protein LOC141996812, whose amino-acid sequence is MQSSSAEVTMMESQNRKRAPAWTEREVRDLIAVWGEESVLSELRSSFRNAKTFVKISQGMKDRGHNRDPKQCRVKLKELRQAYQKTREANGHSGSEPQTCRFYDELHAILGGSATTTPAVLFDSFNGDGGNTEAGFGDEEDDDDDEVVDSSQQASGETGFPDSQELFLTLDLEPVPPEPTQGCLLDPAGGEGTSAACVSMITGSSPSQRLVKIRKKKKCTRDEMFSELMLSSHTDRAQTNAWRQIMSDCRKAQNDQEERWRAEESKWRAEESKWQAEERAEARMWRQRDERRQDSMLRLLEDQTSMLQCMVELQQRQLEHRLPLQPLCNQPPSSPSSIASTPRRPRTRWGGHRPTSHSTTEDCPKKRRLSFNKF